In Quercus robur chromosome 10, dhQueRobu3.1, whole genome shotgun sequence, a genomic segment contains:
- the LOC126704192 gene encoding RNA polymerase II C-terminal domain phosphatase-like 4, which translates to MKIISEKGFPQDLSDLESSSSSDLDVDTKTCAHLRVVRGMCWVCKSEVFKYIDKDLWLSPDEIAGIRMVESEKLLKDRKIVLVLDLDHTLLHSTKDSKHLKTRQELLEHNINKDGLISLKHLGMMTKLRPYVHTFLKEASTMFEMYIYTTADRRYTSLMAEFLDPENVYFKSRIIVREDLFAPDEKNLQLVLRHQRMVLVLDDTKHVWRYHPDNLILVKRYYFFDARHDIVSLSAMNNDEGETTGVLATILQKLKLIHRLFFNPKFKGGLAHRDVKLILDRLKVLQGCKLTFEGIFPSNFEPQNSRLWMMAEELGAICSTSVFTSRTHVVTLVATEEESRQAELDGIILVHPAWLHNCYELAKRFPEADYPIKLKKKKLRSS; encoded by the coding sequence ATGAAGATCATTTCCGAGAAGGGCTTCCCACAAGATTTGTCAGACTTGGAGTCCAGTTCATCCAGCGACTTGGATGTTGATACTAAGACTTGTGCACATCTCAGGGTTGTAAGAGGAATGTGTTGGGTTTGTAAGAGTGAAGTATTCAAGTATATTGATAAGGATTTGTGGCTTAGCCCTGATGAAATTGCTGGGATACGGATGGTAGAATCAGAGAAATTGTTAAAAGATAGAAAGATCGTTTTAGTTCTTGATTTGGATCATACTTTGCTTCATTCAACAAAAGATAGCAAACATCTGAAAACCCGTCAAGAACTTTTGGAACATAATATCAACAAGGATGGCCTAATCTCTCTGAAACATTTGGGGATGATGACCAAGTTGAGGCCTTACGTCCACACTTTTCTCAAAGAAGCAAGTACCATGTTTGAGATGTACATATATACAACTGCTGATCGACGCTATACATCGTTAATGGCTGAGTTTCTGGACCCTGAAAATGTTTACTTCAAGTCAAGGATTATCGTACGTGAAGATTTATTTGCCCCAGATGAAAAGAATCTTCAACTGGTGCTGAGGCACCAACGCATGGTTCTTGTTCTTGATGATACAAAGCACGTGTGGAGATATCATCCAGATAACTTGATTCTTGTTAAGAGATATTATTTCTTTGATGCAAGACATGACATTGTATCTCTTTCTGCCATGAACAATGATGAAGGTGAGACCACTGGTGTGCTCGCGACCATTCTCCAGAAACTTAAACTAATCCACAGACTGTTTTTCAACCCCAaattcaagggtggtcttgcgCATAGAGATGTTAAATTGATACTTGATCGCCTTAAGGTACTCCAAGGATGTAAATTAACCTTTGAAGGTATTTTTCCTTCCAATTTTGAGCCCCAAAATTCGCGTCTTTGGATGATGGCAGAGGAGTTAGGAGCCATTTGTTCTACGAGTGTTTTTACATCCAGGACACATGTGGTCACTTTGGTTGCCACGGAGGAGGAATCTCGGCAGGCAGAGCTGGACGGAATAATTTtggtccatccagcttggttACATAATTGCTATGAGTTAGCCAAAAGGTTTCCTGAAGCGGATTATCCGATTAAgctgaaaaaaaagaaattgagatCATCTTAG
- the LOC126704191 gene encoding RNA polymerase II C-terminal domain phosphatase-like 4 — MKIISEKDFPQDSSINTVVDDDYDNTPEENIGENCAHRRVFRGKCVSCKRLAFKYVHEGMRLLWVTKDEMDRIRKVESAKLLQDKKMVLVLDLDQTLIHSTTKERYLRTPQELLQNNLKDSLFRLSQPWEMIMVKLRPSVHTFLKEASTMFEIYMCTMSTRSYALQVAELLDPESVYFKSIITREDLLETSEKNLDLVLREERMVLIIDDTISVWSEHELNLIHIKKYHYFDSDHDWSVVSLSALGTDEGETTGKLTTVLQQLKLIHRLLFNPKFEGGLQDRDVRDILDRLSVLQGCTLSFKHIFPSDFRPKNSRLWLMAEELGAKVSMDNLINPITHVVTWFATAEEFQEAEREKIILVHPKWLRACYIASERVSEKKYLIKPKDSS, encoded by the coding sequence ATGAAGATAATTTCCGAGAAGGATTTTCCACAAGATTCATCCATCAACACGGTTGTCGATGACGACTATGATAATACACCAGAAGAAAATATAGGGGAGAATTGTGCACATCGACGTGTTTTTAGAGGAAAGTGTGTCAGCTGTAAGAGGCTGGCATTCAAGTACGTTCATGAGGGTATGCGGTTGTTGTGGGTTACCAAAGATGAGATGGATCGGATTCGGAAGGTAGAGTCCGCGAAATTGTTACAAGATAAGAAGATGGTCTTGGTTCTTGATCTAGATCAAACTCTGATTcattcaacaacaaaagaaagataTCTGAGAACCCCTCAAGAACTCTTGCAAAATAACTTAAAGGATAGCCTATTCCGTCTGAGTCAACCTTGGGAAATGATAATGGTCAAGTTGAGACCTTCCGTTCACACTTTTCTGAAAGAAGCAAGTACTATGTTTGAGATTTACATGTGTACAATGAGTACACGAAGTTATGCATTGCAAGTTGCTGAGCTTCTTGACCCTGAAAGCGTTTACTTCAAGTCAATCATTACACGTGAAGATTTACTTGAAACAAGCGAAAAGAATCTTGATCTTGTGCTAAGGGAGGAACGCATGGTTCTTATTATTGATGATACCATAAGCGTGTGGAGTGAGCATGAATTAAACTTGATTCATATTAAGAAGTATCATTACTTTGATTCAGATCATGACTGGAGTGTTGTTTCTCTTTCTGCATTGGGCACTGATGAAGGTGAGACCACTGGTAAGCTCACCACCGTTCTTCAACAACTTAAACTAATACACAGACTgcttttcaacccaaaatttGAAGGTGGACTTCAGGATAGAGATGTTAGAGACATACTTGATCGCCTTAGTGTTCTCCAAGGGTGTACATTATCCTTCAAACATATTTTCCCTTCTGATTTTAGGCCCAAAAATTCGCGTCTCTGGTTGATGGCAGAGGAGTTAGGGGCCAAAGTTTCTATGGATAATTTGATAAACCCCATCACACATGTGGTCACTTGGTTTGCCACCGCGGAGGAGTTTCAGGAGGCAGAgagggaaaaaattattttggtccATCCAAAGTGGTTACGTGCTTGCTACATTGCATCAGAAAGGGTATCTGAAAAAAAGTATCTGATTAAGCCGAAAGATTCAAGTTGA